The genomic region AAGTATGGTTCATGGAACGAAGTATTTAAACAAGACTCTATGGAATCTCTATTTGCTGAACCCTTTTTTAGAAACTACACTTTAAATCAATCGAGTGAGAAACGTCAGTTAAGCGCAGATGAGTTGCGAAATAATAATTTTGTATCTCAATATGCATTCACCAATGCCCATGAATGGTTTGCTGATGCTTTTGCAGGAACAATTCTTACGCGTTTGGGGTTAAAACAGCATTTGGGGCATCAATGGCGTGAAATGTTGGTTAAAAAAACTAAACATAAACGTGAGTACTGGGCTAACTATAATAATGTCTCTGAGCCATTTATGAGTTGGCTTACTCAACGAATGGAAAAAATTCAATAGGGACAATTAATCCCAAGACATCACGATTTTGACCCAAACTTGTCACCATAAGATAAAGCATTATTTGACCCAAACTTGTCTCTATAAGATAAGCATTATCTGACCCAAAACTTGTCTCTCCAAGCATGCATTGTCTGACCCACTCTTGTTCTTACAGTCATTGTAGTGCTGGCACCTCGTTTGCTCTTTTAATAAATGAGAAATTTACGAAAGGACACCGTATGTCAGTAAAGCTAATGAAACTTCCCTATGCCACAAATGCACTAGAACCTGTGATGTCAAAAAAGACGATAGAATTTCACTATGGCAAACATCACAAAAAATATGTGGCTACTCTAAATGAACTGATCGCTAGAACAAAATATGACAGCCTGGATTTAAAAGAAATTATTCTGCAATCTTGTGAGTTTGCTGATGAAAAGAAAATTTATGATAACGCAGCCCAAGTTTGGAATCATAATTTTTTTTGGAATAGTCTTTCACCAAATTCAACCGGAAAACCTGATGGCGAAGTTTCGCGTCTAATCGTCAAATATTTTGGATCGTTTAAAGAATTTAAAGACCAGTTTGTTGAAGTAGGTAAAAGAGTGTTTGGTTCAGGTTGGATATGGTTGGTGAAAAAAACAGATGATTCTTTGGCGATAGAATCTTCAAGAGATGCAAAAAATCCATTAACTAGAAATAGCCGACCCCTATTAACCTGCGATGTTTGGGAGCATGCTTATTATTTAGATTATCAAAATGAGAGACCAAAATATTTAAACCAGTTTTGGAAATTAGCGAATTGGGATTTTGTAGCTTCAAATCTTAACGATGTAGAGTTGAAACCCCCGTATTATAAACACGATCACTACGAAGCTCATCTAGCTTTAAAAAATTAATATGCCAGGTTCCAATGCCATGGGTGCAGTCCAAACTACTAGTCAAAGGGGCCTAATATGCCCCGACAGACTTGGGCTGGTTGACTGCGTGGCTCGGACTTTAAAATCACCACACTATGGAGTTAGGCATCTAATAGACACCTA from Oligoflexia bacterium harbors:
- a CDS encoding Fe-Mn family superoxide dismutase; the protein is MSVKLMKLPYATNALEPVMSKKTIEFHYGKHHKKYVATLNELIARTKYDSLDLKEIILQSCEFADEKKIYDNAAQVWNHNFFWNSLSPNSTGKPDGEVSRLIVKYFGSFKEFKDQFVEVGKRVFGSGWIWLVKKTDDSLAIESSRDAKNPLTRNSRPLLTCDVWEHAYYLDYQNERPKYLNQFWKLANWDFVASNLNDVELKPPYYKHDHYEAHLALKN